A segment of the Anopheles cruzii chromosome 2, idAnoCruzAS_RS32_06, whole genome shotgun sequence genome:
AACGTTGGTGGTTGAAGGCTCGTGCCCTCCGTACGCCTCGCGACGATCGAATTGGCAATAACCTAATTTATTCAGCATCTGGCTACGCGGTTAGCTTTGATATAGTGTAATTTTGTTGTAATGATTTATCGATTAGACGTTTGCATAGAATGACCAAGATGGGCAATTAAATTTCGACTTTATGCCGGATGAACCCAGATTAAGCTGATAAACTTCATTCCTGATGATTGACTGTCGGCGATCCTTATAAGATTCCGATTATTACACCCAATTCTTATCACACCACCATGCATATTGCACATTTTATATCAACGATTTTACATGCTGTTACGCGAACCGGTCGAACAAAAGGCAAAAGGCTCTTCGTATTGGGCGTACTTGTACGGTGTACATAAAAGTCAAAATTCCACTACGAACACACAAACAGTACAGGAGGAAACAATGTGGATTATTTTTAAGTGTCGTGCAATTCTTCGTGTTTATGCTATTATCGCCAACTCGTAATAACCCTTCCTTCCCGCTCCAAAAGTTTGTTAAAGAAACGGTTCGATTAGTGAAAACAGCGCCTCATTTGTAGTAACACATATTTTGTGAgaattgtaatatttttattatgtaAGGCTAGCATTCAATTTCTTAGTATATTGCGCAATACAAATAAGATTAACAATACACATTTCATATCCAGTCACACATTTCCCCAATGCATAGGCAGGATCCTTTCGTTGGATGGATTAAATACAATATGGACTACAGTGCTGCAAAGTGCGGTTAGAAGCGTATTGAAAGACGTCGTAGCAAATATGCTTCACGTAAAGCTCATAGACTTGGACACAATTCTTAGCATCAATAAAAACCGATAACTTTTATGTAAtggattaattttatttaGCTCGTTTCAATGTAATATAAACTTTTACTAATcaatattaaacaaacaaattgaacaCTCTCCCACACCGCTCAGCATgcacaaaaaataaatgtaaacCGAGTGAAAGTATCTTGCTGCAAAGCTGCAAGCGGCTGCTTAACCTCTACCATGCATTCGAACTATGTCGAGATTCCTTGCCAATGATATTATAAAATCGATAGGGAGTGGtcaaaatatgttttgtaaGCAAAGACTTGTAAGCACTAGTAAAGATTTTGAGTACAGTTAAGTAGTTTCCAAATACAAGTTCCGGTATCTCCTTGTAGCATTACTGTAGCAAATATTGTGACCATTAAACTTGCATGGAACTCTCAATCTTGACATTCATTTTCCTTAGCCCGATAACATGGATCATTGTATATAATATATGTGTGTAAAAAATGAATGAGGAATATTGCCTCACGGTATCCACAaaacagataaaaaaaaccaagtatACAATAAGATGTTTCAAAATGTGATGCATTAACATAAACACGCATTTATAGTTgtgcaaataaaatacaaaaaattgtaaatttagCTGAAGGCGCACGATACTCGATCAAAACTATTAAATGTGCACTTGCACTGCACATGCATTGACACTAAACAGTGATAGTTTAATAAGATCAACAACATGCAAAATGTATCGCTGATTCAGATAGTAATAAATCACCCAAAAACAACTCGTCTGTTGTGAGAACAGCATACGGCGTACCCGTCcattgaaagaaaaacaaaaatggtttTGGTTTCGACAAAATTTCGATAAAATGCCAAATTCTAGGCACCCTTTCCACCAAGTTCTATTTTACGTTGTTCATTCACGACAACACTTGTTTCGATAACTAACATGAGAGTTGTAAGTAAGTAGTGTACAACTAACAATAAGTCTCTATCATATTAAAACAAGCAAGCAAGGATTAGAAATCTTTTATGTTTACATTGTTTGGCTTTTCAAAAAGTTGTAACGGTTGTAATAATAATTTGTAGTTATTGATTTGTCAACTTTGAAATACCCAAGTTTCCTACTAGAGGCATGAAATTTCTCCAGTTTTAAAAGCGTATCGTGTAAAATGTTAGTCAAGAATGAAATCTCCAATGGAGGATTTAAGGGTTTGATGGTCCCAGTTAATGTGTTTCCGACAGGAATCTTAAACGCAGCAACACATCGTGTGGGATTATTCACGTAGGAACGCGATACACAGAAACGAAATGAATGAAGATTGAATGATACACAAAAAGCTGCGGTGCGCCCAACAACTTTTAGAAGGCACCGACTTTGGCCCTCGAATGGGGGAGAAACCCAACTAGGTGGCCGCCTGGCAAGCCGTTCACAGTGCATtaatttttcacaaacaaaagTCGCACATCATGGCGCATCTCCGCCACGTTGGCGATGCTTTACGGGACGAACTCGATACGAATTGGTGTGAGACATTTGTGTACGATCCATGCAAACCCTCTACTCCTAAGCGGCCGAAGCGTAGCTGATGGTCACATTTGGCAGATTTAGGGACAAACGGGCaagaaaagttttattttatgcgtTGCAAGTTAGCTGTTTCAATTAACTCCGACAGGTGGAGGAGTCCTGAGTTCTGGTTGCTTTTCATTCACTAGACACGATTCGACGGAACACGCATGTTCAGTAAACTACTTGGCATCCATTCACGGTCCCAGCTCACTACCACAGCGCTCCCTTACAAatgtcggcggtggcggcgagggCGGCAACGAGTGTGATGAGATCAAAGATGGGTGTATAAAAGTAGACGCAATAGTCTGGCATGCGTTCAGTGCGTTACACCGGAAGCAACAGGTTGCAACTATCAGCCAAACAGGCTCCTTCCTGAAGCTCTGCTCTCTGCTACTACCAGACAAAGTCGGTGAGGCAGAATTAGTCCACAAAAGATCCGTACTTTGGTTTAGTGAAGCAGCGTCTCCTTAGCTCCTGTAGTAGTCTGTAGCAGTGCAGTTCCATCCGTGTTTTTGTCGTTTCTTGTGAAGCATCTAAAAACCCTAAAACATGTTCATGTTTGTAAACTTGTggataaagtgaattttagTTTGGATGAAAGTAAAAAGTGTATAAAGTGTTTCTCAGACCAAATGTATTGTCAGAAGCTTGACAAACGATTCGCCGCCGAAGGGATGTGGTTTCTTTGCATTGTGATATTGATATTTACGACAGGTAATTATTGCTTACCAGTACTGCATAAGGAGATCATTACTTCGTCCCTTTATCGGGACCGGGATCCCACCTACGAAAACGGTCTTATCATGCTGCCCAATCGGTTTTATTTGTACAGCACTAAACGTAAAGTTTAATGTATCTTTTATTCATCTTGCAAATGTTGGAGTTAACTGAACGGTTATTGTGTGTTACTCGTTATTATTGTTACTCAATTGCTTTGATAATTATCCGCGGCAGTTTATAGGGACTGTTTCCACAAAATTGCTTGCGCAAGTATTTTGGCAATGGTATAAGGGTGTGTGCTGTGTCTATTTGGGATCCTTACTATATGAATTGTTTTTTCATTGCTCATAGATCACTAATTTTGAACTTATGTATGTAACTTTAGCGTGACTGTAGAAAGTCTTACTACATTATAATTTAAGGTCGCCTTCGCTTACCTACAATCGATATTCGAAGTTTGAGTGACGACGATAATTGAATATTCAACTGGCGTAAATAGGGACTTGAAATGAGTCCGAAAATTTATGTTCTATACGAGGCTCGAATGACCCAAGTATCTTTTCGTGAGAAAACGCTTATCAATGATTaatggttcgttttgtttggtgctgttgatgctgaaacgaccgcgacaattttgcaAATGATTCACCATTCAATCGATGTAAACCTTCCTAAATAATTCctaagaaaaccgaaacactcAATTCGTCACCTTATTTTAATTGCACTTAACATAGATAATGCATATGCCACATTGGATAAACTCCGTCTCATTTTCCGCGATAGAGTCGTATCGTCAGTCGAATGCGTATTTTCAGACAGTTAACAACAATTAAAAACGTTAAAAGTCCTGTCTCGATTCTAATTCTTCTGTATGCGATGGTTGAATTCTTCCCTTTCAAATGTTGATTCTTCACTATGGCTTTCGCGAAATTAAATCCGTGTTTATTGCGGGACGGATATGACCTCTAATAACATCCTCTCAATCGGGCAAAGATTTGACCCTTGCAGATGCGTCAGTtttcggcagcataaacaacaGTCCAGAAGACGAAGGACGTGCCACAGTTGATGGTGTGAGATCATTGGATTTCGTTGACACAAAAGTCGTCCCCAGTTACACCGACCGTGGGCAAAGCCGAGATTAtggcaggaaggaaggaatggaaatggaagcGGACGTTTTCAGTAAATTGAAGCATTTGCCTATGCACAACTGGGAAAACAACCCAAGCTTGTCGATCGCGCCATCGGCGTTTGACATAGCGGAGCTACAAAGGTCGCTGGCAACGGTTCTACAGGTGCTTCGTCCCTTCGAGCTTCGACAGAAGCCAGCAGGTGAACCATCGATGCCCTTTGGTGCTGTGGAGCGCGACTCTCACAATTTGATGGACGAACCCTTGATAGGTAACGGCCCCACTGCCGCCAATTTCTTGCTCCACGGAAAGCTGGTCGAGATAGGACCCGGATTTCAGGGATCTGTGCACGAGCCGTTGGCAAAGGATCGTGAAACTGTGCTGGCGGACAACGCAGTTCCGGTTGGCCAAAAGCGAGCTGCGGCCCTGCGTTCAACCGTCGCCCGTCGTTCCCACATTCTGCCTACGGTGACCGGAAACGGCGGTGGGAGCAGCGAGGACACCAGCTTCATGCCGTCTATCAGTGTTGGTGAGTTTTACGGTACGATTATGTTATGAGGTTCAGTATAGAATGTGGCGTTCGTAACATTCGTCGGCACCTGGCTCAAAGCCGCTACTAAGGGCACCTAAACTGCTGCTGATTTTAAGTTAAAATATTGCTTCTGTTCTTTGATGTTGCAGTTATTCGATGTGCCTTATACCCTGGCCGTTTTTAGAAGTTTTTTAAAGGTTTCGATTATAGTTTTAAGTAATACTAGTCTGTCAAGCTTATGCGTTTTATACTGTTTGGTGTCATAATTAGCATATGCTTTTTAAGGCGGACTATAAAAATGTGCCATTTCTGCGATAAGTATTACAGTAACGTTTTCCATGAAACCATCAAAATATTTATCTGCAGCAACGGCTTGGTGCAAACTGTTATGTTCTTCAAGTATTGGATGCAAAGGAGTTGGTAGATTTAAACATAACCTGGTTGAGTTTTGCTACTTATCGATTTACTGCacttattttaaattttgagAAACATTTCGAGTACTATACATTTTAAGCGATTCCAATGTcgttaataaaacaatacttttgtgtttttgacaTAAAATTCAAGAATGACAAGAACTACCCAAGAATGCAAAAGTTTGTTCATAATATCATGCACAAATTAAAAGCAGAAGAAATTAGTTGGTGCGATAGTAATATTACAGTATTATTATCACACAAACGCAAATCAAATCCCTGCGAAAGAGCTAACATCAGATAATCAGTAGAATTGTTTTTAAGCAAACTCTGGCGTTGCATTACACGCGCGAGATATTTGTGGTTCTTCAAAGCCGTGATAATTGACAGAGAATAACGTTCATTTTCACGGGAATGTTGCTTTTTAATTACGCTAAACCAAACGTGTGCGTGTTATTATGTCGTAACTAGGAAATTTACATCACCAATTGATGGGCAGCAAAAATGGATTGATTGATCACCGTTCGGTGGGCGCAATATCGTAGACTCGACGGCTTTGCAGGATGGGAGGAATACGAACGGTCGCATGATGGTCGGTGCGCAACATGGCGATAAATAGTCACTTTTAATTGCCCACAGtcgcccgacgacggcggcaatCCTTTCCCGGTACCCATCTAGTCACTAAAAGTCGTGTAAAGGCACTGCAAAATTTATCATTGTCATCGCCCTGAACGGTGGGCGGCCGTAGTTTTCGCAAACTACTGTTTGTGGCCGAAGGTGGCCCTTCTGGTGGCGGCGACGTTTCTGCCAGCGCGGCGAACCGTGAGCGACCCATCATGAGTTGCTGGAGCTGGTAGCATTGGCTAATTTATTTACATCCGATAACGATGATTTAATTCATGCTTCGCCCGCCGACGCCGAGTATACCTGAAGTGACGCCACATCTTGCTCGAGAGGATATTTCACAAATCCTGGCCAATGTCACTGTCATTCGTGAGTGATGAATTATATTCCTCATCCTCAGTTAGTTCGTGCATTCTCGTCTTGGCACATGATCACGAAGCGCGTGCTTGTGCTGGCCgttgtgtggttgtggttAAACGTTATAAATTCATTTACGCCATGAAACTACCGCTCTGCTGTTATTGACGTCTTTGTGGACACGGTTTTAAACTGCATACTTTCAGGAGCGCTGACGAACTTGGGAGATTTCTTTCAGAACCTCAAACAGAACCTGGAATCGTTGGAATCGAAAAACCTCAACCACGAGCAGGTGAAGCTTCTGGAGGGACAGAACATGATCAGCCATCTTCGTAAAGGTACACTGGCACCGCACTGACCGGCCGCGGcctatcgtcgtcgtccttgcaCTGCAAAAGGCTTAGTTACCGTGGGCTGAAGGTTTCTTCTATTCCAGAGTTTGTCGAGGACTATCCAAAGCCGGCGGGCAGTGCCGCTTTCCTGCACGCAATCCGGAACTACCGACCATCGCATCGGATCCGGGCGCTGGTGTCCACCGTTCCGGAGCTCTACCGTGGAACCAACTATCACGATCCCGTCTACATGCTTGCCGGGCTCGGAAAATGAGCTACCCACCGACCATTATGCGGCCGCCGCACTTAATGCTGCTAGCGCCATGCTAAGCGGCCAGCTTCCGGCCAGCTAGGACTACATCGTCCGTCACCAACAGCGGCGATCGTTTCTGGGAGAGGTTTGCTTTTGCCTCGCGCTGCCCGGTTCACGGCCAGCGATTGTTTTCTGTTCACTAACTCAACCTAGCCCGAGGAATATTCTGTGTCCCGCACTCTGTTCGTGTTCCAATTGTAAATACGTGCCCAGCAGGTGGTTAGCTTTCTAAACTGCAATCTCCAATAATTATCCAGAACGGCCATGTAAAGGCTttgctgtgtgtatgtgtgtgataATAAAATGCCACAAGAGTCACAATTTAATCGAAGTGAATTTGCCCTACTTCAGAATAGTGAGATATGTTTGCTGGAgagaaaggaacaaaaacCGGAGGTTAACAAGACAACATACAAGCACGGCTTTTGCGTCATCAAAGAGCACACAATTAAGGCAACATATAAATCAATGTACGCAAAAGCATAATTACTCAATCCGAACAATGAAAGTTTGAATATTACATGTCAATAAACTATTCCGTGGTTCGCTTTCGATGTATGGAATAAATTACCATTTTGTCACGTttggttttggggttttgtttttcaccgaCAAGTATACTGACCTTTGCCACCGACACCTTTGCTCGTTCATTTGATTTACTCGTTTGTCTCTACCCGTTACAAACGTAAAAAAATCTAAAAGATTTGAGATAACCCAACTTGTACATTATCCCAAACCCGTAGATCCAATTGAAACGTTACGGTTACGTGCCGAGACCGGTTTTTGCACCACGCCTGGATCTGCTTGGCTTccgcttggcttggcttggcacTTCCGAGCTGAGGAGGATCGAAGCCAAAATGGCCTGGCGATGGAAAGTTCCCAAAATTGTACCTAACGCTCCTAAGTATCGGAGTTTGCCGCCGTTTGGTTTATGGTTATTGGTTTAGATCATTCATTCAATGCCGCTTGATAAGCAGAAACAAACTAATCAGTTCagttaaatttttttaaaacattttaacaaaTAGATTCCAAAAGCGGTCACAACAATGTACGAAATATTTCGTACGGCTCAAGCTTTAGCCACTAGATGGCGCCACAATTCGCCGTG
Coding sequences within it:
- the LOC128267882 gene encoding uncharacterized protein LOC128267882 encodes the protein MYCQKLDKRFAAEGMWFLCIVILIFTTDLTLADASVFGSINNSPEDEGRATVDGVRSLDFVDTKVVPSYTDRGQSRDYGRKEGMEMEADVFSKLKHLPMHNWENNPSLSIAPSAFDIAELQRSLATVLQVLRPFELRQKPAGNGPTAANFLLHGKLVEIGPGFQGSVHEPLAKDRETVLADNAVPVGQKRAAALRSTVARRSHILPTVTGNGGGSSEDTSFMPSISVGALTNLGDFFQNLKQNLESLESKNLNHEQVKLLEGQNMISHLRKEFVEDYPKPAGSAAFLHAIRNYRPSHRIRALVSTVPELYRGTNYHDPVYMLAGLGK